The following are from one region of the Rosistilla carotiformis genome:
- a CDS encoding sulfatase, protein MAIAGLIAVQATRSDAADARPNVLFIISDDLNNSLGCYGHPIVKSPNIDRLAARGVRFDRAYCQYPLCGPSRNSMLTGLYPNSTGIHANSLIFRQTIPQHHSLSQAFRLDGYFAGRIGKLYHYNVPKSVGTNGHDDPGSWELELNPAGCDRLEEEPEIFSLRKGSFGGTLSWLASSHPDEDHTDAMLAEDAQWVLERCAKRRDRPFFLAVGFYRPHTPYVAPKKYFEPYPLDQMPVVQGWEEDQKDIPKLGLGSHKKDHELLTDDLRRQAIQAYYASISFMDAQVGRLLDSLDELGLSDNTIVVFTSDHGYHMGEHGLWQKMSLFEESARVPLIIAGPGVAKPGSVAESPVGLIDLYPTLTKACAVPSPENLQGQNLQPMLADPSAMGRGWTISQVKRGGKPPVFGYTIRTPDWRYTQWGDGGAKGEELYDHRSDPQELTNLAGDSAHTATIADLKQKIDQAIGQTFPESGEIPSVRNAVWAPNLTDP, encoded by the coding sequence TTGGCGATCGCTGGTCTGATCGCGGTTCAGGCAACACGCAGCGACGCGGCCGATGCCCGTCCCAACGTGTTGTTCATCATCTCCGACGATCTGAACAACTCGCTCGGTTGTTACGGCCATCCGATCGTTAAATCGCCCAACATCGATCGACTGGCCGCTCGCGGCGTTCGGTTCGATCGCGCCTATTGCCAGTATCCGCTGTGTGGCCCGAGCCGCAATTCGATGCTGACCGGTCTATATCCCAACAGCACCGGGATCCACGCCAACAGCCTAATCTTTCGCCAAACCATTCCGCAGCACCACAGCCTCTCGCAAGCCTTCCGCTTGGATGGATATTTCGCGGGCCGGATCGGAAAACTGTATCACTACAACGTTCCCAAAAGTGTTGGGACCAACGGTCACGATGACCCCGGATCGTGGGAGCTGGAACTGAACCCTGCCGGATGCGATCGGCTGGAAGAGGAACCGGAGATCTTCTCGTTGCGGAAGGGGAGTTTTGGCGGCACGCTCAGCTGGCTCGCATCGTCGCATCCCGACGAAGATCATACCGATGCGATGTTGGCCGAGGATGCCCAGTGGGTGCTGGAGCGGTGTGCCAAGCGTCGCGATCGCCCGTTTTTCTTGGCCGTTGGTTTCTACCGACCGCACACGCCCTACGTCGCGCCCAAGAAGTATTTCGAGCCGTACCCGTTGGATCAAATGCCGGTCGTTCAAGGTTGGGAAGAAGATCAGAAGGACATCCCAAAGCTGGGATTGGGGAGCCATAAGAAAGATCACGAACTGTTGACCGACGACCTGCGGCGGCAAGCGATCCAAGCCTATTACGCCAGCATCTCGTTCATGGATGCTCAAGTCGGCCGGCTGTTGGATTCGCTCGACGAACTGGGACTATCGGACAACACGATCGTCGTCTTCACGAGCGACCATGGCTACCACATGGGCGAACATGGGTTGTGGCAGAAGATGAGTCTGTTCGAGGAGAGCGCTCGTGTGCCGTTGATCATCGCGGGCCCCGGAGTGGCCAAGCCGGGTTCGGTGGCCGAGTCGCCCGTTGGGCTGATCGATTTGTATCCGACGCTGACCAAAGCGTGCGCCGTTCCGAGTCCGGAAAACCTGCAAGGGCAGAACCTGCAACCGATGTTGGCCGATCCTTCGGCAATGGGCCGCGGATGGACAATCAGCCAAGTCAAACGTGGCGGCAAACCGCCGGTCTTTGGTTACACGATCCGCACGCCCGATTGGCGTTATACGCAGTGGGGCGATGGGGGAGCCAAGGGGGAAGAGCTGTACGATCATCGCAGCGATCCGCAAGAGCTGACGAATCTTGCAGGGGATTCGGCTCATACCGCGACCATCGCTGACCTCAAGCAAAAGATCGACCAAGCGATCGGGCAAACGTTCCCCGAGTCGGGCGAAATCCCCAGCGTCCGAAACGCGGTCTGGGCCCCCAATCTCACCGATCCTTAA
- a CDS encoding mechanosensitive ion channel family protein — MQNEEPGNAGEAAANGVNENLEVLKEEASNAFSNAMQGDFSGLIEMSMIYLPKAVLVVLGVIVAYFVAKFVSRIAGTPVRRRVDETLGRFVSKVVFYAIMVCVLLGVAGSVGINVTSFAAILGAAGFAIGLAFQGTLGNFASGILLLVFRPFKVGDVISAAGIVAKVNEIDLFTTTFDTPDNRRIIVPNSQIAGGTIENITFHKERRVDVSVGTEYSASLDLTRETLAKAAESLSDKMLTGEGRGYQIVLGELGDSAVAWTVRFWTRAEDFWGVKEALTRAVKNGLDEAGIGIPFPQLDVNLTGAPADTEGSGDGKIKPRLRQ; from the coding sequence ATGCAAAACGAAGAGCCAGGAAATGCGGGGGAAGCCGCGGCCAATGGGGTGAACGAAAACTTAGAAGTGCTCAAGGAAGAAGCGAGCAACGCCTTTAGCAATGCCATGCAAGGGGATTTCTCGGGGCTGATCGAGATGTCGATGATCTATCTGCCAAAGGCCGTGTTGGTCGTTTTAGGTGTGATTGTCGCCTATTTTGTTGCGAAATTTGTCTCGCGGATCGCCGGTACGCCGGTCCGACGCCGAGTCGACGAAACGCTCGGTCGCTTTGTATCGAAGGTGGTTTTTTATGCGATCATGGTCTGCGTGTTGTTGGGAGTTGCGGGGTCGGTTGGCATCAATGTCACCAGCTTTGCAGCGATCTTGGGTGCCGCAGGCTTTGCGATCGGGTTGGCCTTCCAAGGGACGCTGGGGAACTTTGCCTCGGGGATCCTTTTGCTGGTCTTCCGTCCCTTCAAAGTTGGCGATGTGATCTCGGCAGCTGGGATCGTCGCCAAGGTGAATGAGATCGATCTCTTCACGACGACTTTCGACACGCCTGACAATCGCCGGATCATCGTTCCCAACAGCCAGATCGCCGGTGGCACGATCGAGAACATCACGTTTCACAAAGAGCGACGCGTCGACGTCTCGGTCGGCACCGAATATTCGGCCAGCCTGGACCTGACCCGCGAGACGCTTGCCAAAGCTGCCGAATCGCTCAGCGACAAGATGCTCACCGGCGAAGGCCGCGGATACCAGATCGTCTTGGGCGAACTGGGGGACAGCGCGGTCGCTTGGACCGTCCGCTTCTGGACTCGCGCCGAAGACTTCTGGGGTGTCAAAGAAGCTTTGACTCGAGCTGTTAAAAACGGTCTCGACGAAGCGGGCATCGGGATTCCGTTCCCTCAATTGGATGTCAATTTGACGGGGGCCCCAGCTGATACCGAAGGCTCTGGCGACGGCAAGATCAAGCCGCGTCTGCGCCAGTAG
- a CDS encoding bifunctional transcriptional activator/DNA repair enzyme AdaA, producing MKRVAPNELPSLPSRETMYAALVAKDSRFEGVFLAGIRTTGIFCRPSCTARKPKPENVEYFRDAQSALAHGFRACKICRPLAALGASPDWLQPLIDELESDPNLRLRSEDLRCRGLDPVRVRRWFQKTHGMTFTAYQRMRRINQSFGQIRDRQSVTEVALQSGYESLSGFGDGFKRAIGAAPAKSDGRQVIAISRLLTPLGPMLAGGSDAGICLLEFADRPMLETQLDRLRQRCRATLLPGPSPLFATLQSQLQEYFAGRRTRFEIPLDTAGTPFQQRVWEALRQIPFGETRSYAQQATAIGKPTAVRAVARANGDNRIAILIPCHRVIGADGTLTGYGGGLWRKQRLLEIERQPSWTSTLTNGAD from the coding sequence ATGAAGAGAGTTGCCCCAAACGAGCTGCCTTCGTTGCCAAGCCGCGAGACGATGTATGCCGCTCTGGTCGCCAAGGACTCTCGTTTCGAGGGGGTGTTTCTGGCGGGGATTCGCACGACGGGGATCTTCTGTCGCCCGTCGTGTACGGCGCGGAAACCGAAGCCGGAGAATGTCGAGTACTTTCGCGATGCCCAGTCGGCGCTGGCTCACGGTTTTCGAGCGTGCAAAATCTGCCGCCCGTTGGCGGCGCTGGGAGCTTCGCCCGATTGGTTGCAGCCGTTGATCGATGAATTAGAAAGCGACCCGAATCTCCGTTTGCGAAGCGAAGACTTGCGATGCCGGGGACTCGATCCGGTTCGCGTTCGCCGTTGGTTTCAAAAGACCCACGGGATGACCTTTACGGCGTATCAGCGGATGCGTCGGATCAATCAGTCGTTCGGACAGATTCGCGATCGACAATCGGTGACCGAGGTCGCGCTACAGAGCGGATACGAATCGCTGAGCGGATTTGGCGACGGATTTAAGCGGGCGATCGGCGCGGCGCCGGCCAAAAGCGACGGCCGACAAGTGATTGCGATCTCGCGGCTGCTGACACCTTTGGGCCCGATGTTGGCGGGTGGATCGGACGCGGGGATCTGTCTGCTGGAGTTCGCCGATCGGCCGATGTTGGAAACGCAGTTGGATCGGCTGCGTCAGCGATGTCGGGCGACGCTGCTGCCCGGCCCAAGTCCGCTGTTTGCAACGCTACAGTCCCAGCTGCAAGAATACTTCGCCGGTCGACGGACTCGATTTGAGATCCCTTTGGACACCGCCGGGACTCCGTTCCAACAAAGGGTTTGGGAAGCGTTGCGGCAGATACCATTTGGCGAGACGCGCTCGTATGCTCAGCAAGCCACCGCGATCGGCAAACCGACAGCGGTCCGCGCGGTGGCACGGGCCAACGGCGATAACCGGATCGCGATCCTGATCCCCTGTCACCGAGTGATCGGCGCCGACGGAACGCTGACCGGATACGGCGGCGGACTGTGGCGGAAACAGCGGCTGTTGGAAATCGAGCGTCAGCCCTCGTGGACTTCAACGCTAACAAACGGAGCCGATTGA
- a CDS encoding right-handed parallel beta-helix repeat-containing protein, with protein sequence MGAAIVCDAAETTLHVAPAGPLHSLTEARDEIRQRRAAAPDETFRVIVADGRYEISEPIVFEAKDGNVVYQAAEGAAPVISGGRVITMPWTATESGVWSTQLPPDWRFDQLWINGNHATRAREPDHFFHYMLRGQETLIENARRARQTFTVRPEDVASLQGLSPEQIQNVQFLAFHKWDTTRRFLESADADAGRLVSVGRGMKSHNPLTLNTGYILENYREAMDEPGEWFLAPDGLLSYRPREGESMDTIECIAPVSEKLVVIRGDAASDKSVKNLEFHGLAFRHSGLITPPQGFEPSQAASPIEAAVQIDGAQGIVLADCEIGHTGQYGLWFRKGCRDSRVERCWIHDLGAGGVRIGETRIAKEAAERTSHIVVDNSIVNHAGHMFPCAVGIWIGQSGDNQITHNEIADLFYTGISVGWRWGYSESLASRNRIEDNHIHHIGQGWLSDMGGIYTLGPAPGTVLRGNRIHDIDSWGYGGWGLYNDEGSTDILLENNLVYRTKSGGYHQHYGRDNIIRNNIFAYGREYQVRRSRVEDHVSFTYEQNIVLFDSEELFHGHWGDDGVKVGRNLYWRGGAEVDISKADKSGESVIADPRFVDPKHDDFRFIDTSAADKIGFKPFDVSAAGVYGEPAWKEKAASLPMPEMLRAPEPPAYSVREDFESGELPVGARVSADKERGGIEVVDVDFAFRGSKALRFTDTPDQPHAYYPMMSLAPKHSSGTTRCRFMIRLGEGAVFQHEWRDAANPFQIGPSLWIEKGVLRAKDGVSVKLPVDEWIRIEVAAQLGQEAGHWHLRITVPGQEPQTFRDLTTTSPGWQNLDWVGFVSQAKDDAVVYIDDLELAQ encoded by the coding sequence ATCGGCGCGGCGATTGTTTGCGACGCCGCGGAAACGACGCTGCATGTCGCGCCCGCCGGTCCGCTGCACTCGCTGACCGAAGCTCGCGACGAGATTCGCCAGCGACGCGCGGCCGCACCGGACGAAACGTTTCGAGTGATCGTCGCCGACGGACGCTATGAAATCAGCGAACCGATCGTATTCGAAGCGAAAGACGGCAACGTGGTCTACCAAGCCGCGGAAGGAGCTGCCCCGGTGATCTCCGGCGGCCGCGTCATCACAATGCCATGGACCGCCACCGAATCGGGCGTCTGGTCGACTCAACTGCCTCCCGATTGGCGTTTTGATCAACTCTGGATCAACGGTAACCACGCGACGCGCGCCCGCGAACCGGATCACTTTTTCCACTACATGTTGCGCGGCCAAGAGACGCTGATCGAAAACGCGCGTCGTGCGCGGCAGACCTTCACCGTCCGCCCCGAAGACGTCGCCAGCTTGCAGGGACTCAGCCCCGAACAGATCCAGAACGTGCAATTCCTGGCCTTCCATAAATGGGACACCACGCGGCGGTTCCTCGAATCGGCGGATGCCGACGCGGGACGCTTGGTCAGCGTTGGACGAGGGATGAAGTCGCACAATCCGCTGACCCTGAACACCGGCTACATCTTAGAGAACTACCGCGAAGCGATGGACGAGCCGGGCGAATGGTTCCTCGCCCCCGATGGTCTGCTCAGCTACCGCCCCCGCGAAGGGGAATCGATGGACACGATCGAGTGCATCGCGCCGGTCAGCGAAAAGCTGGTTGTGATCCGTGGCGATGCGGCGAGCGACAAGTCGGTGAAGAATCTCGAGTTCCACGGATTGGCGTTTCGTCACAGTGGGCTGATCACGCCGCCCCAAGGATTTGAGCCTTCGCAAGCCGCGTCGCCGATCGAAGCGGCGGTGCAGATCGACGGAGCCCAAGGCATCGTCTTGGCCGATTGCGAAATTGGCCACACCGGCCAGTACGGTCTTTGGTTCCGCAAGGGTTGTCGCGATAGCCGCGTCGAGCGATGTTGGATCCACGACCTGGGTGCCGGTGGCGTGCGGATCGGCGAAACCCGAATCGCCAAGGAGGCTGCGGAACGAACCAGCCATATCGTTGTCGACAACAGTATCGTCAATCACGCCGGTCACATGTTCCCCTGTGCCGTGGGGATTTGGATCGGTCAGAGTGGCGACAATCAAATCACGCACAACGAGATCGCCGATCTGTTTTACACTGGCATCTCCGTCGGCTGGCGTTGGGGATATTCCGAAAGCCTGGCGTCGCGAAATCGCATCGAAGACAACCATATCCATCACATCGGCCAGGGTTGGCTGAGCGATATGGGAGGGATCTACACGCTGGGCCCCGCTCCCGGAACGGTCCTTCGCGGCAACCGAATCCACGACATCGATTCGTGGGGCTACGGCGGCTGGGGCTTGTACAATGATGAAGGAAGCACCGACATCCTGCTGGAAAACAACTTGGTCTACCGAACCAAATCGGGCGGTTACCACCAGCATTACGGTCGCGATAACATCATCCGTAACAACATCTTCGCCTACGGACGCGAATACCAAGTGCGGCGTAGCCGCGTCGAAGACCATGTGTCGTTCACGTACGAACAGAACATCGTCCTGTTCGACAGCGAAGAACTGTTCCACGGCCACTGGGGCGACGACGGTGTGAAGGTCGGGCGGAACCTTTATTGGCGTGGAGGTGCGGAGGTCGACATCAGCAAAGCGGACAAGAGTGGCGAGTCGGTGATTGCCGATCCGCGATTTGTCGATCCCAAGCACGATGATTTCCGATTCATCGACACCTCCGCAGCCGACAAGATCGGTTTTAAGCCATTCGATGTTTCGGCAGCCGGTGTTTACGGCGAACCGGCATGGAAGGAAAAAGCCGCATCGCTGCCGATGCCCGAGATGTTGAGGGCGCCCGAGCCACCCGCTTATTCGGTCCGCGAGGACTTTGAATCGGGCGAGCTGCCGGTGGGAGCGAGGGTGAGCGCCGACAAAGAGCGAGGCGGGATCGAAGTCGTCGATGTCGACTTCGCCTTTCGCGGCAGCAAAGCACTCCGGTTCACCGACACTCCCGATCAACCGCACGCCTATTATCCGATGATGTCTTTGGCACCAAAGCACAGCAGTGGGACGACGCGTTGCCGGTTTATGATCCGGCTGGGTGAAGGGGCTGTCTTCCAACACGAATGGCGCGACGCTGCCAATCCGTTTCAGATCGGCCCAAGCCTGTGGATCGAAAAAGGCGTGTTAAGAGCGAAGGATGGTGTCTCGGTTAAATTGCCCGTCGATGAATGGATCCGAATCGAAGTCGCAGCGCAGCTGGGGCAAGAGGCGGGGCATTGGCATCTGCGAATAACCGTTCCGGGACAAGAACCGCAAACGTTCCGCGACCTGACAACGACCAGTCCGGGGTGGCAAAACCTCGACTGGGTCGGCTTCGTCAGCCAAGCCAAGGACGACGCCGTCGTCTACATCGACGATCTCGAATTGGCGCAATAA
- the pncA gene encoding bifunctional nicotinamidase/pyrazinamidase: MNALILVDLQNDFLPGGALGVPRGNEVLPLANRLQPFFPLVVATQDWHPADHSSFASQYANHRVGDTIDIDGIAQVLWPDHCVQNSEGAELASLLKTHSIAKVFSKGTDRRLDSYSGFFDNGGVHATGLGDYLKQNKVTDTYILGLATDYCVRATALDSRRLGFRTWLIEDACRGVDLQPGDCAAAIAEMEHAGVQRVTSDQWLA, from the coding sequence ATGAATGCGTTAATTTTGGTTGACCTGCAAAACGATTTCTTGCCCGGTGGAGCACTTGGGGTCCCTCGTGGCAACGAGGTGCTGCCGCTGGCGAACCGCTTGCAACCGTTCTTCCCGTTGGTCGTCGCGACGCAGGATTGGCATCCCGCAGACCATTCCAGTTTCGCCAGCCAATACGCAAACCATCGGGTCGGTGATACGATCGATATCGACGGCATCGCGCAAGTCCTGTGGCCAGACCACTGCGTGCAAAATAGCGAGGGGGCGGAACTGGCATCCTTGTTGAAAACGCATTCGATCGCGAAGGTCTTCAGCAAAGGGACCGACCGCAGATTGGACAGCTACAGCGGGTTCTTTGACAACGGCGGCGTGCATGCCACCGGTCTAGGCGATTATCTGAAGCAGAACAAAGTGACCGACACCTACATCCTTGGACTGGCCACCGATTATTGTGTTCGCGCCACCGCGTTGGATTCCCGTCGATTAGGATTCCGCACCTGGTTGATCGAAGACGCCTGTCGCGGTGTCGATTTGCAGCCGGGCGATTGCGCGGCGGCGATCGCAGAGATGGAACATGCCGGGGTACAACGCGTGACCAGCGACCAGTGGCTGGCGTAG
- a CDS encoding nicotinate phosphoribosyltransferase has translation MNLLQQLYRPSLAMLTDLYQLTMAYGYWKHGLAEREAAFHLFFRNHPFDGGYSIACGLQTAIEYLENFRFEAADLAYLGALRGADAEPLFDDGFLEYLGDLKFDCDIDAVPEGTVVYPHEPLLRVRGPILLGQLLETPLLNILNFQTLVATKAARVCQAAAGDRVIEYGLRRAQGIDGALSASRAACIGGCSGTSNVLAAQLFDLPVFGTHAHSWVMTFPTEREAFDMYASAMPNNSLFLVDTYDTLDGVRTAVETGRTLRAAGHEMLGIRLDSGDLAWLSIEARKLLDSSGFPDARIVASNDLDEHLIVSLKQQGARIDTWGVGTKLVTAFDQPALGGVYKLGAIRDSDGTWQYRLKLSEQTIKVSNPGILQVRRFENESEHRGDMIYNEAAEIDFGQGATMVDPADPNRRKRFDSSVASSDLLVPIFRDGAKIYEAPKLETIRQRVQQELQKTPAASKRFENPHSYPVGLELSLHERKTSMIQTARGQA, from the coding sequence ATGAATCTGCTGCAGCAGTTGTATCGTCCGTCGTTGGCGATGCTGACCGATTTGTATCAATTGACGATGGCCTACGGTTATTGGAAACATGGCTTGGCCGAGCGCGAGGCGGCGTTCCATCTTTTCTTTCGCAACCATCCGTTCGATGGCGGCTATTCGATCGCTTGTGGACTGCAAACGGCGATCGAATACTTGGAAAACTTCCGCTTCGAGGCCGCCGACCTCGCCTACCTGGGCGCGTTGCGAGGTGCCGATGCCGAGCCATTGTTCGACGATGGCTTTCTGGAGTATTTGGGGGACTTAAAGTTTGACTGCGACATCGACGCGGTTCCCGAAGGGACCGTCGTTTATCCCCACGAACCGTTGCTCCGAGTGCGCGGCCCGATCCTGCTGGGCCAGTTGCTCGAGACGCCGCTACTGAACATCCTCAATTTCCAGACCTTGGTCGCGACCAAAGCCGCCCGAGTCTGCCAAGCTGCTGCCGGCGATCGAGTGATTGAATATGGGCTGCGACGCGCCCAAGGGATCGATGGCGCGCTGTCGGCGTCCCGAGCCGCTTGCATCGGCGGTTGTTCGGGCACATCGAACGTTCTGGCCGCTCAATTATTCGACCTTCCCGTCTTCGGCACGCACGCCCACAGCTGGGTGATGACGTTTCCAACCGAGCGCGAGGCGTTTGACATGTACGCCAGCGCGATGCCCAACAACAGCCTGTTCCTTGTCGACACTTACGATACGTTGGACGGTGTGCGGACAGCGGTTGAGACCGGCCGAACGCTGCGTGCAGCGGGGCACGAGATGCTGGGCATACGACTCGATTCGGGCGACTTGGCTTGGCTCAGTATCGAAGCCCGGAAGCTCCTCGACTCGAGCGGTTTCCCGGACGCTCGGATCGTCGCCAGCAACGATCTCGACGAACATTTGATCGTCAGCCTCAAGCAGCAAGGCGCCCGCATCGATACCTGGGGTGTTGGCACCAAGTTGGTGACGGCGTTTGATCAACCGGCGCTGGGAGGCGTCTATAAGCTGGGTGCGATACGTGATTCCGATGGCACCTGGCAATACCGGCTGAAGCTGTCCGAGCAAACGATTAAGGTGAGCAATCCGGGGATCTTACAAGTCCGGCGTTTCGAAAATGAATCGGAGCATCGTGGAGACATGATCTACAACGAAGCTGCCGAGATCGATTTCGGCCAGGGTGCAACGATGGTCGATCCCGCCGATCCCAATCGTCGCAAGCGGTTTGATTCGAGCGTCGCCTCCTCCGACCTGTTGGTTCCCATCTTTCGCGATGGCGCGAAGATCTATGAAGCTCCGAAATTGGAAACGATCCGGCAACGAGTCCAACAAGAACTTCAGAAGACCCCGGCGGCGAGTAAACGATTTGAGAACCCGCATTCCTATCCGGTGGGACTCGAGTTGTCGCTACATGAACGAAAAACGTCGATGATCCAAACAGCCCGGGGGCAGGCATGA
- a CDS encoding cytochrome c translates to MKTIHLSTMLIGLAALVGCEKPYVAEFEPNMVYAKLVSMSVEEPMDQALAETQIALTRLFGTPDDPKLPDFLLEDPDLGTLVTMENLVAASGSPSEEGRGLYRQHCSTCHGITGNGRGTTAALLDPYPRDYRMGKFKFKSTRRGSKPVREDLHYSITHGIDGTAMKAIPELNAEPEQVEALIDYVMYLTWRGEVERAMLQEAEVIDFAAGETLFDNQMVNKYLQQYKDDFDPETITDEAKREEYELFVEQWEFITDITFGAVEGWLDAEDAVIEVPEPEEVPVPETIDEVVAAAQSADDSPLKQSIERGRALFVTERAACAKCHGPKGWGDGKNKDYDDWTKDWTLQHGIDPTDEAAQIPLIARGVLPPRLIVPRDFREGLFRGGPEPERLYLRISAGIDGTPMPSATLETNQIWDLVNFVRSLRETPAMTIQ, encoded by the coding sequence ATGAAAACGATTCACCTTTCAACGATGCTGATCGGTTTGGCGGCTCTTGTAGGCTGCGAGAAGCCCTATGTTGCGGAATTCGAACCCAACATGGTTTACGCCAAGTTGGTGTCGATGTCGGTCGAAGAACCGATGGATCAAGCGCTGGCGGAAACTCAAATCGCATTGACGCGACTGTTTGGAACTCCCGACGATCCGAAACTTCCCGACTTCCTTCTCGAAGATCCCGATCTCGGAACGCTGGTCACTATGGAGAACCTGGTCGCTGCCTCGGGGTCGCCTAGCGAAGAGGGACGCGGCCTGTATCGCCAACATTGTTCGACCTGTCACGGAATCACGGGCAACGGTCGTGGAACCACGGCGGCGTTGTTGGACCCCTATCCTCGCGACTATCGGATGGGGAAATTCAAATTCAAAAGCACTCGCCGCGGATCGAAACCGGTCCGCGAGGACCTGCACTATTCGATCACCCACGGGATCGATGGAACCGCGATGAAAGCGATTCCGGAATTGAACGCCGAGCCAGAGCAGGTCGAAGCGTTGATCGATTACGTGATGTATCTGACCTGGCGTGGCGAAGTCGAACGGGCGATGCTGCAAGAGGCGGAAGTGATCGATTTTGCGGCGGGGGAGACGTTGTTCGACAACCAGATGGTCAACAAGTACCTTCAGCAATACAAAGATGACTTCGATCCGGAAACGATCACCGACGAAGCCAAGAGAGAAGAGTACGAGCTGTTTGTTGAGCAGTGGGAGTTCATCACCGACATCACGTTTGGTGCCGTGGAAGGTTGGTTGGACGCGGAAGATGCGGTGATCGAAGTTCCCGAACCTGAAGAGGTCCCCGTTCCCGAGACGATCGATGAAGTGGTGGCTGCCGCGCAGTCGGCCGATGATTCGCCGCTGAAGCAATCGATCGAACGAGGTCGAGCCCTGTTTGTGACCGAGCGTGCCGCGTGTGCCAAATGCCACGGCCCCAAGGGTTGGGGAGACGGTAAGAACAAAGACTACGACGATTGGACTAAAGACTGGACGCTGCAGCATGGCATCGACCCAACCGATGAAGCGGCTCAAATTCCATTGATCGCCCGCGGCGTTTTGCCACCTCGGTTGATCGTGCCGCGTGATTTCCGCGAAGGATTGTTCCGTGGCGGTCCCGAACCCGAGCGTCTCTACCTCCGCATCTCGGCGGGCATCGATGGAACGCCCATGCCATCGGCGACGCTTGAAACGAATCAAATCTGGGACCTTGTCAACTTTGTTCGCTCGCTGCGTGAAACGCCCGCGATGACGATTCAATAA
- the hemQ gene encoding hydrogen peroxide-dependent heme synthase — protein sequence MNQPAGRPHAASQSLPEPSRTPSEGLHCSHFMYRFRRDILAGLSKRRLRDGMRQFLAAVDPGEATRPAKLQRYIISGHKADFALMMMDADPLKIDAVHQAVVSGPLGAAVEATWSFVSMSEISEYVPTVPQYREKLIREGNMPDSPELAAKVAAYERRLPMMNQQRLSPDIPDWPAACFYPMNKSRVPGANWFMESSSLRQTLMAEHAQSGMAFAGRVSQLITVGVGLDDWEWMVTLWGRNPEHLKEIVYRMRFDQASAKYGEFGPFYVGYSATGQEILDHCRITD from the coding sequence ATGAACCAACCCGCTGGACGTCCCCACGCCGCCTCGCAAAGCCTGCCCGAACCAAGCCGCACGCCATCCGAAGGACTGCATTGTTCGCACTTCATGTATCGTTTTCGGCGCGATATTTTGGCGGGTCTCTCAAAGCGGCGGCTGCGCGACGGCATGCGTCAATTCCTGGCGGCTGTCGATCCGGGGGAAGCGACCCGGCCCGCGAAGCTGCAGCGCTATATCATCAGCGGTCACAAAGCCGACTTCGCCTTGATGATGATGGACGCCGATCCGCTCAAGATCGACGCAGTGCATCAAGCGGTCGTGTCGGGCCCGTTGGGAGCGGCTGTGGAAGCGACTTGGTCGTTTGTTTCGATGAGCGAAATCTCCGAATACGTCCCCACGGTTCCGCAGTATCGCGAGAAATTGATTCGCGAAGGGAACATGCCCGATTCGCCCGAACTGGCCGCCAAGGTGGCCGCGTATGAACGTCGCTTGCCGATGATGAACCAACAGCGGCTGTCCCCCGATATCCCCGATTGGCCCGCCGCCTGTTTCTATCCGATGAACAAATCCCGCGTGCCGGGAGCGAATTGGTTCATGGAGTCGTCGTCGCTGCGGCAGACGCTGATGGCCGAACATGCCCAGAGCGGGATGGCGTTCGCCGGCCGCGTGTCGCAATTGATCACCGTTGGCGTCGGACTGGACGACTGGGAATGGATGGTCACGCTTTGGGGCCGCAATCCCGAACATCTCAAAGAGATCGTTTACCGAATGCGATTCGATCAAGCGAGCGCCAAATACGGCGAATTTGGTCCGTTTTACGTCGGCTATAGCGCGACCGGGCAAGAGATCCTCGACCACTGCCGGATCACGGATTAA